From one Musa acuminata AAA Group cultivar baxijiao chromosome BXJ2-6, Cavendish_Baxijiao_AAA, whole genome shotgun sequence genomic stretch:
- the LOC135583430 gene encoding protein trichome birefringence-like 36, translating into MATRPALRLSYLPFFSFIVLPIVFQRLCMVPCMGILDVDSFEWREEKEDDVNEVQSHQGSSPRDCNLSVGEWVFDPSYPLYAPGCPYLSTQVSCRRNGRPDSDYERWRWKPKQCSIPRFDALDFLGRIRKKRVMLVGDSIIRNQWESLVCLVEAVIPSELKTVSSNGPSIAFHAMGYEASIEFSWAPLLVELKEEAENRRVLRLDSIEENAKYWLGVDVLVFDSAHWWTHSGKWSSWDYFQEGARLFTNLNPMVAYEKGLTTWAKWVDLNLDPRRTRVIFRSVSPRHNRENGWQCYKQKEPLVFLGYSPRVPGQLVVLREVLKKMSFPVYLMDVTSMSALRRDGHPSIYAEEGRDREGPASDCSHWCLPGVPDAWNEMLYALL; encoded by the exons ATGGCCACAAGACCAGCTCTCAGGCTTTCTTACTTACCCTTCTTTAGCTTCATCGTCCTCCCCATTGTCTTCCAAAGACTCTGCATGGTGCCTTGCATGGGCATATTAGACGTCGACTCGTTTGAGTGGCGCGAAGAGAAAGAAGATGACGTTAATGAGGTTCAAAGCCACCAGGGATCATCACCCAGAGACTGCAACTTGTCCGTAGGAGAGTGGGTTTTCGATCCATCGTACCCTCTGTATGCACCAGGCTGCCCCTACCTCAGTACGCAAGTTAGCTGCAGGAGGAACGGGAGGCCAGACTCTGACTACGAGCGGTGGAGGTGGAAGCCAAAGCAATGCTCAATTCCAAG GTTCGATGCGTTGGACTTTCTTGGAAGGATAAGGAAAAAGAGGGTTATGCTGGTGGGAGACTCCATAATCAGGAACCAGTGGGAGTCTCTTGTTTGCTTGGTGGAAGCAGTGATCCCCAGCGAGTTGAAGACGGTCTCCTCCAATGGCCCTTCCATCGCTTTCCATGCCATG GGCTACGAGGCATCAATCGAGTTCTCCTGGGCTCCCCTTCTTGTCGAGCTGAAGGAAGAAGCAGAGAACAGGAGAGTGTTGCGCTTGGACTCCATTGAAGAGAACGCCAAGTACTGGCTCGGAGTTGACGTGCTCGTGTTCGATTCAGCTCACTGGTGGACTCACTCCGGCAAATGGAGCTC GTGGGACTACTTCCAGGAAGGAGCGAGGCTGTTCACCAACCTGAACCCCATGGTCGCCTACGAGAAGGGGCTGACGACATGGGCTAAATGGGTGGACTTGAACTTAGATCCCCGGCGAACTCGAGTCATTTTCCGAAGCGTCTCACCTCGGCACAACAG GGAGAACGGCTGGCAATGCTACAAGCAGAAGGAGCCGCTAGTCTTCCTGGGCTACTCGCCGCGCGTTCCGGGGCAATTGGTGGTGCTGAGGGAGGTGCTGAAGAAGATGAGCTTCCCGGTGTACCTTATGGACGTGACCAGCATGTCAGCTCTGCGTCGAGATGGGCACCCCTCCATCTACGCCGAGGAGGGGCGGGACAGAGAAGGCCCTGCCTCGGATTGCAGCCACTGGTGCTTGCCTGGAGTGCCTGATGCCTGGAACGAAATGCTCTATGCTCTTCTGTAG